A genome region from Dolichospermum compactum NIES-806 includes the following:
- a CDS encoding type II toxin-antitoxin system VapC family toxin: MNEIFLDTSFAIALSAITDQNHARAVELAEQIEDQNSYLVTTQAILLEIGNALSKQRYRTAAIQLLESLESDPNVEIVPLTNELYDAAFQLFRSRQDKEWGLVDCISCIVMQNRGITDVLTADEHFNQMGFRALLRN; encoded by the coding sequence ATGAATGAAATTTTTTTAGATACATCTTTTGCAATTGCCTTATCCGCAATTACAGATCAAAATCATGCCAGAGCAGTTGAGCTTGCTGAACAAATTGAGGATCAAAATTCTTATCTCGTTACAACTCAAGCAATTTTACTAGAAATTGGCAATGCTCTTTCTAAGCAAAGATATAGAACCGCCGCAATTCAACTTCTTGAATCTCTAGAATCAGATCCAAACGTTGAAATAGTTCCTCTAACTAATGAACTGTACGATGCTGCTTTTCAATTATTTAGAAGTCGTCAAGATAAAGAATGGGGACTGGTTGACTGCATATCATGTATTGTGATGCAAAATCGGGGAATTACTGATGTGCTAACTGCGGATGAGCATTTCAATCAAATGGGATTTCGGGCGTTATTAAGAAATTAA
- a CDS encoding DUF4351 domain-containing protein yields the protein MFTYLSLKFPIAKILDYESKWHELEKSDNPFATIVMAHLKTKATTSNLTEREQWKWILIRGLYDRGFTKEKVIKLFKIIDTMMTLPKQLQAGLVTKIKHFEEERKMPLISPTEQLAIERGIEQGIEQGRQREQQLIIRQINRRVGEMESSLIDSIRALTIEKLELLGEALLDFSSVTDLEQWLQNNPES from the coding sequence ATGTTTACCTACTTAAGTTTAAAATTCCCCATAGCTAAAATTCTTGATTATGAATCAAAATGGCATGAACTAGAAAAAAGTGATAATCCCTTTGCTACCATAGTGATGGCGCATTTAAAGACTAAAGCCACCACCAGTAATTTAACAGAAAGGGAGCAATGGAAATGGATATTAATTAGAGGACTTTATGACCGGGGCTTCACAAAAGAGAAGGTTATTAAGTTATTTAAAATCATCGACACAATGATGACTTTACCTAAACAATTGCAAGCAGGATTGGTCACTAAAATTAAACATTTTGAGGAGGAAAGAAAAATGCCTTTAATTAGCCCAACAGAACAACTAGCTATAGAACGAGGAATAGAACAGGGAATAGAACAGGGAAGACAAAGAGAGCAACAGCTAATTATACGACAAATAAATCGGCGAGTTGGTGAAATGGAATCATCATTAATTGACTCAATTCGTGCATTAACAATTGAGAAATTAGAATTATTGGGTGAGGCTCTGTTAGATTTTTCTTCTGTCACTGATTTAGAACAATGGTTACAAAATAACCCAGAGTCTTGA
- a CDS encoding type II toxin-antitoxin system HicB family antitoxin has translation MQEYIDEQGDWLAHLQEIPNISAFGDTPEEALQELKLAWELVKEDYQQKGKEIPFAPVGRKLYSS, from the coding sequence TTGCAAGAATATATTGATGAACAAGGAGATTGGTTAGCACATTTACAAGAAATACCTAACATTTCAGCTTTTGGTGATACTCCCGAAGAAGCTTTGCAAGAACTAAAATTAGCCTGGGAGTTAGTGAAGGAAGATTATCAACAAAAGGGTAAAGAAATTCCCTTTGCTCCTGTGGGTAGAAAATTGTACTCTTCATGA